ACGCCTTGCGTTTGCCGTCGGTGTCGGCCTTGCTCGGTTCGTTGCTCATGGTGGTCGCCTCCGTCGCCCGGTCGGGCGGTCCTCGTTCAGGTGTCGGACGACCGCAGGCGCCGTCGGAGGAGGTCGAGGGCCCCGAGGACGACGCGGTCGCGCCGTCGGGCCCCGCTGCGCCCCGGGAGGCGGAGGCTCTCCGCGTGGTCTCCCGCGGCGTCGCAGACGGCGACGTCGACCTGCACGCCTCCGCCCTCGCCGTCCACCGGTCGCACGTCGCCCACGGCGATCGCGGTGTCCGCCCCGAAGGCGTCCCGCACCTCGTGCGCGGCGGCGACGGCGCGGGCGCCGTCGCGGTTCGCCGGGAGCGCGGTGGGGACGTCCTCCGCGGTGACCCTCCAGCCTACCATGGACCCGGTGAAACGAACGCCGTCCGGGTCGGCGTCGGCGAGCGCCGTCGCCAACGCCCCCGCGCTCGCGCGCTCGGCGACCGCCAGCGTCGCGCCGCGCGCCGCCAGGCCTTCGATCACGACGCCCGCGAGCGTCGCGTCGTCCGCGCCCCACACCGCCGCCCCGAGCGCCGCCTCGACCCGCGCCGCGACCGGCGCCCCCAACGCCGCCGCCGCGTCCGCGTCCGCCGCCTTCGCCGCGACGCGGACGTGCACGCCGTCCGCCCGCGCGTACGTCGCGACGCTCGGGTTGTCGCCCGTCGCCAGGTCGCCCAGCAGGTCGGCGACGTGCGACTC
The sequence above is drawn from the Trueperaceae bacterium genome and encodes:
- a CDS encoding molybdopterin-binding protein; translated protein: VGDNRARIREALEVGLARSDLVLTTGGLGPTDDDVTREAIADVLGEAPVVDAALEADLRAFFARTGRTMPERNLKQAWTTPSVTPLANPHGTAPGWLARLERGGAAKVVAALPGPPRELEPMLHEQLLPRLALPAARLWTRTFKTGGVGESHVADLLGDLATGDNPSVATYARADGVHVRVAAKAADADAAAALGAPVAARVEAALGAAVWGADDATLAGVVIEGLAARGATLAVAERASAGALATALADADPDGVRFTGSMVGWRVTAEDVPTALPANRDGARAVAAAHEVRDAFGADTAIAVGDVRPVDGEGGGVQVDVAVCDAAGDHAESLRLPGRSGARRRDRVVLGALDLLRRRLRSSDT